One Triticum dicoccoides isolate Atlit2015 ecotype Zavitan chromosome 3B, WEW_v2.0, whole genome shotgun sequence genomic window, GTCGAACACTATTACCACCGGTTCGTTGTCACTCTCATAGCGCTTCGGATGCCAGTGCAGGCTATCATGCAGCCGGGCAGGCAAGTTGAGGAGGTACGCCGACAATGTTTCCGGCCACGCGATGGACCTCGGCGACCGGTCGGAGCCCAACGAAAGGATATAGCAGCAAGTTTGGTGTTTGGGTAAgcccttgatgaagctccttcgctGCAGTAAGAGGCGGTACTCGCCGGTAGGCTGGTGCAGGTACATCCCCAAGGTCTTGAGGAAGTTCCATGGCGGCAGCCTGAGGTAGGCATGCTCACGCGTGGCCGGATTGCAGACGGAGAAGGTTCGAGGGAGAGTCGCGTGGTTGAACTGGGAGAGGACGAGGAGGCCGTCGCAGGAGGCCTCCAGATCGAAGCCCTTGTCAAACCGGGCGACGGTGTGGAGCTGGGCGTCGGCGACGGCCCGGTGGTCGAAGGCGAGGATACTATTGTACTTGACGCCGAGGCCGTCGCCGGGGAAGATGGGGAGGGCGGGCTGGCGGGCATGGTGCGCCAGGAGGAAGCGGCGGGTGGAGGTGACGAGGCGCCAGGCCCGGCGGACGGCGCGGCAGCGGAAGAGGGTTTTCTGGTCCAGGTGGACGAGGATCTCCCAGATGATGATCTCGTCTGGGAGGAAAGGCGCCGCTCCTCCGGCTGCTGCCTCTTCAGCCATGGTCGCCGGCTGGGAGCTCTTCCTGGAGGTGTGCCGGTGCCTGCCTGCCTGGTGGCGGCGGAGGGGAGGCAGCAATAGTATGGTACGTAGATCTTTCAGGTGGTAGAAACGAAATTGAGATGGCCTCGTCTGCAGGTTCCAAACCCTACAATAGATCTTTTTgtaagaaaaaaaaacaaatatttcacTGACAGAAAACATGCACATAATTCATGTTCAAAGGTTCAGAACTTCAGGCAAAAAAAAAAGGAGTGTGCTTAATTATTTTGTAAGAACCCAAGCATATCGTGGACTGAGGATGGTAACTAGACTTAGGTTGTGTGAACAATTGACTGATCAGCAGGCAGCCCTCCTAAATTGTAAGGGACACAATTCTTACCAGGGACTATATAAATATAATCTACATTACGTACCTCGCTGGAGATTGTcaacttgagtttatttacaaatgtactcctccctctgtaaagaaatataaaaccgTTTATAGATCACTAAAGGGAGTAGGTAAGGATGGTATTAAGAGAAGAAAGTAGGGAAGCAGAAAGTGACATTGCTCACAGTTGAGGAGCATGCAGAAGCACATGTACAAGTCTGGCGGTGGCAAGTTGTCTAGGCAAAAAAACATAAGGCCAAGAAACTCCCTGCTGCTTCGTGTTCTCCACTGCATATGCTGCATCCGATGAAGTTTCGGCGTTCCACCAATGCCATTGATACCCGAGCAAACATGCTGCGAATCACATCTCAACAGACACCACTTTCATCTATCAGCTGCTGGTCAGTCAGTGACTGTGTATCATCTCGCATGCATGCAATGAAATCAAGACCTGGAAGATCTATATGTATGGCACCGGCTGATGGCAGAGCTGTAAAGGCAACAAGGCCTCTCATGCTCCAAACAGACACTGCTACAACAGAGAACACTTGCAGCGCAACATCACATTATAACAGGTAATAACAGGGCATTTACTAAATTTTTGCAGAACAAGAGCAATCGACGACGGAACATCAAGGGTTGATATATACCATTATTACAAAACTAGGGCAAAGGTTGCTCCCATATAAGCTAGTACTCTGTGACAACTGAACATTACTTGTCCATTAATCAATCACAGCCATAATAAGAGGAAACAGAAAAACGCGGCAACTTGATATGTGAGACAGAAGAAGAACCAGCAGTCGGGCATTTTGTCCACCTCGATGATTATTCCAGTGTACAGACGGGAGGGTTCCTGGTGGCATCTCTCGAGAAACTACTACCATGGAGGCACTTAGAACAGATCAAAGTACACCATCGTGTCCTTGGCCATGACTAGCAAGAGCAGCTTGAAGTATATCAAGGCCCACTTCCTGGTGATGTCGTGGTGGACGTAGTCCAGGAGGATCTCCTTGTGGAACATGTAGACCTGATGGTATACCGACGCGATCAGGAGAGAAGTGCTGATGCTGTTCTTCGACACCAGGAGCAGAGTCGGGATCATGTAGAACGTGACTTTTGTCATCATCTCGGTCCGCCTCACTTTCAAGCTTTCAAGTGTCAATGGACTGCTTCTGGGCTTGCTAATGGTTGCTTCCATGGGGCTGAATGCTGCGACCTTCGCTGAGGCTCCCTCCTGTGATTTCAGTGCATCGGATTGTACCATCCCAGCGATTGTCTTTGAGGTCTACAAGCATAGGAAAGTTTCAATTGCAAGCTTCTAGCAACGAATGCTGGTAAGTGAGAAAACAAACTGATGAAACACAGGTCTCATAAAACTGGCACCAGGAATACAGCCGCACCTGCTGATCAGAAGATCCATTGGAGGCTCCAGTAGAAAACCAGCGAGGCAACATGTGTGTGCCACCGAGTCGAGATGCCTGCTCATATCCTAGAATCTGCTTGCATAAGGGAGGATAAATGGCACCACAAAAAATGAATTATTACGAGTACAATAGGCTCATAAACTGAAGGAGAGAATGTAATAATAGAAGCAGACATGCATACGAACAGAAAGTTCTTAAAAATTGTACAGCATGCTGAGAAATGAAATGATCACTGATCACTCAAGCAAACAAAATGCACTATTGGTATTTTGGCCTTTCATCAGTGAAATACATAGGTAACTACATAGAGCAGACTCATAAACCAGCACCTGCCAAACCTAACACGCTATTAGTGTATTTTCAGTCATTCAACAGTAAGATAGATATAACTACATAGAGCAGACTCACAAACCATGCACCTAGAACCCTACTCTCTGTGTGACAAGCAGAAGCAGAACTGTACTACAAAGTCCCTGTTCTCGATGCAAGATGACGAGTTATAGTTCCGCCTTTAGATTTCAATTATCCATGCACTAGGGAGAACAGCTATTATTGCACAATGCATATGAAGGATGTCTAAAGCACCATCAATGAATTTGACAACTAGAGCATCCTATCTCATGTTGGCACTACCACTAAAAttatttcacaataatatacaatgATGGCAACATCAATGAATAACAACAATACATATAACTATTATTTCACAACAAGTACAGAAAGTTCTTAAAAGTTGTACATCCAATGAAGTGACCACTGATCAGTCAAGCAAACCAAATGAACTGTTGGTATTTGGTCTTTTCATTAATGAGATACATAGATAACTAAATAGAGAAGATTCACAAATCAGCACCTGCTAGATATCAATGATCACTGATCAATCAGGCAAACCAAATGCACTATTGGTATTTTAGTCATTCATCAGTAAGATATGTATAACTAGATAGATCagactcacaaaccatgcatctaGAATCATACTCTCCTGTGAAAGCAAAAGCAGAACTGTACTACAGTATGACAAGTTCTAGTTCCTCCTTCATGTTTCAGTTCTCCATGAACCAGGGAAGAACTACTACTGACCAATGCATATGGAGCTTATGTAAAGCAACATCAATGAATTTAACACCAAGTACGTCCTATCAAATGCTGGCAGTACAGAGTGCATAAAAAACTATAGAAGACTACATATGTGCCAAGTAATCATAGATAGTTCTATCTTTTTCATCGGCAATAGAAAAATATAATAACCGCAAAATGGAAGGCACCAATGAAGAGTATTGACTCGAACAACGAAATATCCTGTTTGCGCATAATCAGCAGTTATATACTATTAGCAGGAATCTCCCTTGTTGAAACACATTAGCATAGTGATATGATATCTCCAAATGTACTCAGCATTCTTTTAGTCGACTACTAGCTCAGGCTGAAATTTACAAAACAAACCAAAAGTATGAAAGGATACCCTTTTCGGTTTATGTAAAGTAAAAATAACACTTTAAGATTCGCTGCCTACATGATTACATCCCTAACTCAATGTCATGTGTAGTCACTATTGCGCCACAATGAACGCCAATCTCACCAACTGTTTATCAACCCAATTGAGAGTTTTGCTCAGTTTTCGTTCTCAAACTCGATGGCTTTGGAGATGCAGTCAGCCAGCGCAAAGATAAAGAGGTAGGTTCACCTTACGCCACAAACCTAACTCGCAACATAAGCTTGATGAGGCAGGAACGCACAGCCAAAATTACTGACTACAAAATACTTACTTCATTTTCCCATCACTGTCCAGGACACGATAGAGCGAACTAGAGATGGTACAGATCATACAAGCATAACTAGAATTCCTAAATACAAAATCACTGCATGGCTTAGGCCTATACAAGCTAGGAGTGTAAGTACAACACAACCACCTAACAGAAGACAGAAATCCAGCCCCCGCGGAACGGAATCAGGCAATCGCACAAAACGATCAGATCGAGCACGAACGAGCGGCGCATCACGCTTACTGCCCCATAACCGGAGCGACAAACAGACAGTCCAGTCGGCGTAAGCTACCAGACAGAGAGAGGGGGTGAGGGAGGGGCGGACCTTGGAGAGGCCGAGCGGCGAGACCGCCGCCGGTTGCCGCGGCGACGGGGCGGGGGATGCGGCCGCCGGATCGCGGGGGAGGGTGGAGAGCGCGCGGGCACCCCAGGCCCCGGCGAGCGGCGACGGCGCGGCCGcgtcggcgcgggcggcggcgagcgCTAGGGCTTTGGATCTGGTCAGCAATCGCGACGCCATTCTTTCTCTCtctgttctctccctctctctctctctcggaagGGAAAGGAAAGAAGGATGGTGGTTTTTCTAGGACGAGTGCGAGTACACGCAAGCAGAAATGGCCTGGCCCAGTATTTACCGGCCCACACTTGCAAGGCCGAATAGACACGAACCAGGACCCCTCGCGGGTATCCCTTAAAAAAAACGGCTACAGACTTGGAGGCTCTTGAAGGGGGCCATAATACCTCCAAGCCCATCCAAGCAGGATCCAAAGAGAACCAAGACAGTTGTGATCCAAAGTGACAAGAACTCGAGAAAGATTACCACCACCAACAAAAATGATGCGCGTTTGGCGGGCCTCTCAGGAGGGTCGCGCCTGGCGCAATGAGTATCCTAACATGGAATTGTCGTGGGGCTGGCAAACCCGCGACAATTCACGAGCTTCGTGACCTAACGAAGCAACATGCCCCCTCTATTGTTTGTATTTTAGAAACTCAAATAGAGGGCTCCCGTGTGGAGAATTTAGTAGGTACTTTGGGTTTTGATAAAAGTTTTGCAGTTAGCAGTTCTGGTAGGAGTGGAGGAATTGGTCTTTTTTGGAAAGATGAAATAAAGGTCGAAGTTATCGGTTATTCTAAGTaccacattgatgttactattgatGCACTTGTTGAATTTCAAACAAGAGTTACCTTTGTTTATGGCGAGGCCCAGGTAAATCAGAGGTACAGAACATGGTACATGCTCCATGGAATTGCTGGCTTGAGTAACCTCCCTTGGGCGGTGATCGGTGACTTTAATGAAGTTATACACGCACATGAACATGATGGAGTAGGCCAACGAAGCCAGGCTCAGATGGATGCCTTTCGAGATGCATTGGATACGTGCAGTCTAACTGATGTTGGCTACAGAGGCACTACATGGACCTTTGAGAAAAAGGTGGCGGGTGGCACGTACACTCGAGTCAGGCTAGATAGATGCGTGGCCAACACCGCGTGGTTATTGGCCTTTCCTTCGGCAGTGGTGGAACATAAGATACCGGCCTCATCTGATCATATACCTATCTTGCTGAAGATGATGGATACACATGCATGCAGGAGGGCCCCTCGAATTTTCAGATATGAAATTTGTTGGGAGAGAGACCCAACTCTAGCGCCAACAATTCAAGCGGGGTGGACACAGACGGAAGGAACATCGGTGCAAGCAATGAAAGATCGTTTGATGCGAGTATCTGGGGATCTAGCATCCTGGGACAAGGACCACTTTGGGAACATACGCCGCGAGATCGCACACTTGAAAGCGGAGTTGCAGCAGCTGCATGAGGTTCCAGGAAGAACAGGACCTGTCCATGCAGTTGAAGATCAATGATCGTCTAGTCGAACTTTTTCACAGAGAAGAAATGCTATGGAGGCAACGAGCACGCATCGATTGGCTGGTCCATGGGGACAAAAACACATACTTCTTCTACCTCAGGGCATGTAGACGCAGACGGAAGAACAACATCAAGTCACGTTTACGTGGCGATGGACAGTTGACAGAAAACGTTGTAGAGATGGAGCAGATGGTTACCTCGTTCTACAAGGATTTATACAGTACCGAAGGGGTGCAGGGGATGGATCAGGTCCTCCAAACGGTCCCTAGCAAGGTCACATCTGATATGAACGAGATGCTAAATGCTCCTTACACCCCAAAAGAAGTCAAGACGACTTTGTTTCAGATGTTCCCAACAAAAGCCCCCGGCCCGGATGGCTTCCCCGCCCACTTCTTTCAGCGTCACTGGGAACTTTGTGGAGAAGAGGTGACCTCGGCAGTCTTGAAAATTGTTGAAGGAACTGAATCTGCAGAGAGCATAAATGACACAGTGTTAGTCCTCATCCCGAAGGTAAAAAAACCCATCTTTACTTTCTCAGTTTCGCCCTATAAGACTTTGCAATGTCTTGTACAAAATTGCATCTAAGGTGATATCCAACCGTCTGAAATTGGTACTACCGGAGATTATATCAGAAGAACAGTCGGCCTTCGTCCCGGGAAGACTGATCACTGATAACATCATTACTGCGTATGAATGCTTACACTTCATGAAGAGGAACAAAGCAAAGAACCACCAAGCATGTGCCCTTAAGCTtgacatgatgaaggcctatgatagAGTCGAATGGAGTTATCTAAAGGCAATCATGCTTAAGTTGGGCTTCAGTGAGAGGTGGATTAATATTATCATGAATCTTGTTACATCGGTCAAGTTTTCAGTCATGTTCAATGGGAAGAAGCTTGAGGAGTTTGTTCCATCCAGAGGGATAAGACAAGGGGACCCGATGTCTCCATACTTGTTTTTgctggcagcagagggccttttgTGCCTCCTAAAATCAAGAGAGTCATCCAGTTTGCATGGGCTACAAGTGGCACCGTCGGCGCCACCGGTAAACCATCTTTTATTTGCTGATGACAGCCTATTGTTCTTCAAAGCAAGTTGCGAGGAAGCATCTGAGGTGAACCTAGTTTTAGACCAATACTGTCAAGCTTCTGGTCAGAGAATCAATCATGCCAAATCATCGATCTATTTCAGCAAGGGGGTGCCGGACAGCCTAAGGTTGGAAGTGAAGAATCTGTTGAATGTTCCCAATGAAACTTTGAATGAAAAATACTTGGGCATGCCATTGGATATTGGGAGTTCAAAGAATGGAGCCTTCAAGTATCTAAAGGATCGGTTATGGAGCAAAATCCAAGGATGGATTGAAAATGCCTTATCAACAGCTGGAAAGGAGGTGCTAGTGAAATCAGTAGCCCAAGCGGTCCTAGTTTTTTCCATGTCATGTTTTAAATTGCCCAGAGGTCTTTGTGAATACCTCAACATGTTGGTGAGGAAATTTTGGTGGGGGAGTAAAAATGGGAAATGCAAGCCTCATTGGGTCTCTTGGAAGACTATGACACAACCAAAGAGTATGGGCGGGCTTGGTTTCAAGGATTTTGAACTATTCAACTTAGCCATGTTGGCCCGGCAAGCTTGGAGACTCCTGCAGTTCCCAGACTCTCTCAGTGCAAGAATCCTAAAAAGCATCTACTATCCAAACTCCACTATCCTTGAAGCAACACTAGGGGGTCACCCTAGCCAATGTTGGCGCGCGGTGGTGGAAGGCAGAGACACTTTAAAAGTTGGACTGATTAAGCGGATTGGAAACAGTGAATCTACAAGTGTATGGGATGACAAATGGCTCCCTAGGGATGAGATGATGAGACCCTACGGTTGCATATCCCCCAATCCACCATCGCTGGTCAGCGAACTTATCGACGCCACGACGGCCACGTGGGACAGGCAGAGAATATCGGAGGTGTTCATGCCTATGGACGCGCATGTGATAGTGGGCATCCCTATATGTACATGGAATACACAAGATTTATGGTGTTGGCACTTCGAGAAGAGCGGAAACTTCACAGTTCGGTCAGCTTATAATATG contains:
- the LOC119278418 gene encoding succinate dehydrogenase subunit 4, mitochondrial-like codes for the protein MASRLLTRSKALALAAARADAAAPSPLAGAWGARALSTLPRDPAAASPAPSPRQPAAVSPLGLSKILGYEQASRLGGTHMLPRWFSTGASNGSSDQQTSKTIAGMVQSDALKSQEGASAKVAAFSPMEATISKPRSSPLTLESLKVRRTEMMTKVTFYMIPTLLLVSKNSISTSLLIASVYHQVYMFHKEILLDYVHHDITRKWALIYFKLLLLVMAKDTMVYFDLF